The Acidobacteriota bacterium genomic interval GAAATAATAGAGGAAGTTTTTAAAGAGAATCCGTTAGCTTTAAAACAATTAAAAGAGGGCAAGACCCAGGTTATAAGCTTTTTGATCGGACAGGTTTTAAAAAAGATGGAGAGAAAGGGAAATCCGAATCAGATAAAAAGATTATTGGAAAAGGTATTGAATGAAAAACATACTGAATGAGGAGGAAGAATTAGGGCTTAAGCGAATAGCAAAGAAGTTAAGAATTAATGTTTTAAAGATGACAACGATGGCCGGCTCTGGCCACCCAGGAGGTTCTCTTTCTTCTGCTGACATAGTAACTTTCTTGTTTTTTAAGAAGATGAGAATTGATCCATCAAATCCGAAATGGAATGAAAGGGACAGGTTTATTCTTTCCAAGGGTCATAGTGCTCCAATATTATACGCAGCTCTGGCAGAGATAGGCTTTTTTCCTGTAGATTGGCTGTGGAATTTGAGAAGATTTCAATATCCCCTTCAGGGCCATCCTGATATGAATACAACTCCTGGAGTTGAAATATCAACTGGCTCACTGGGTCAAGGGTTGTCTGTGGCAAATGGTCTTGCTTTAGCATTAAAACTTCAAAACATCAATTCAAAAATATATGTTCTTCTTGGAGATGGAGAAAGTCAGGAAGGTCAGGTCTGGGAAGCTGCAATGACATCAAGTCATAAAAAATTGGATAATATTTGTGCAATTGTTGACTATAACGGCTTACAGATTGATGGATGGATCAAGGATATAAAGTCTTTAGAGCCATTAAAGGATAAATGGCAAGCATTTGGCTGGCATGTTTTTGAAATAGATGGACACAATTTTTTTGATATCTCTAATGCTTTGAATGAAGCTGATTTGATTAAAGGGAAACCGAGTGTAATTATTGCCCATACTATAAAAGGAAAGGGAGTCTCATTCATGGAAAATAAAGCAAGATATCATGGAATTGCCCTTACCCCAAAAGAGCTTGAATTAGCATTGAAAGAGCTGGATGAAAATTAAATTGAAAGAAATAAAAGAAGAGAGCTTGAGGGATGTATACGGAGAGACCCTCTTAGAATTGGGAAGAGAAAACAAAAAGATAGTGGTTTTAGATTCAGACCTTTCTGCTTCAACAAAGACCAATTTATTTGCAAGGGAATTTCCTGAAAGATTTTTCAACATGGGAGTAGCCGAACAGGATATGATTGGAACTGCAGCAGGTCTGGCATTGGGAGGAATGATCCCTTTTGTTTCATCGTTTGCAGTCTTTGAAGCAGGGCGAGCATGGGAACAGATAAGGCAGAGTATATGCTATCCAAATCTAAATGTGAAACTCGTTGCAAGCCATGGAGGGATAACAGTCGGAGAAGATGGTGCTACTCATCAGTCAAATGAGGATTTGGCTTTAATGAGAATACTTCCAAACATGAAAGTCATATGCCCCTGTGATGCTGTTGAGACAAGAAAGATAATCATATCGATAGCAGAAGATTATGGGCCTTGCTATGTCAGGCTTTCAAGGCCTAAGTTTCCAGTGATTCTTGATGATGATTATTCATTTGAAATTGGAAAAAGCTTTATTTTAATGGAGGGAGATGACATCGCAATTTTTGCGATAGGAATAACTCTTTTTCATTCTTTAATTGCTGCTGAAGAACTTGCGAAAGAAGGAATTCATGCAAGAGTGGCAAATCTTTCTTCGATAAAACCAATTGATGAAGAATTGATAGTGGAGAGTGCTAAAAAAACAAAAGCTGTTTTAACTGTGGAAGAGCATTCGATATTTGGAGGACTGGGGTCTGCAGTAGCTGAGGTGCTCTCTCAAAACTATCCATGTTTTATAAAAATAATGGGAATCCCGGACACTTTTGGAATTTCCGGGAAACCCCATGAACTGCTTGATTTTTATGGAATATCCTCTCCTTATATATACAGAGAGGCTGTTAATTTGTTAAAAAAGAAAAAGGAAAAACATGGAGCATATTAACGGGATACATAGTTGTCAAGGCATTAAAGATTCAAATTTTTACCTATAGTATGGGCAAATCTTAAAGGTTCTGGAATCCTGAATCTTGAAACTTTCAGGA includes:
- a CDS encoding transketolase, translated to MKNILNEEEELGLKRIAKKLRINVLKMTTMAGSGHPGGSLSSADIVTFLFFKKMRIDPSNPKWNERDRFILSKGHSAPILYAALAEIGFFPVDWLWNLRRFQYPLQGHPDMNTTPGVEISTGSLGQGLSVANGLALALKLQNINSKIYVLLGDGESQEGQVWEAAMTSSHKKLDNICAIVDYNGLQIDGWIKDIKSLEPLKDKWQAFGWHVFEIDGHNFFDISNALNEADLIKGKPSVIIAHTIKGKGVSFMENKARYHGIALTPKELELALKELDEN
- a CDS encoding transketolase family protein, with the protein product MKIKLKEIKEESLRDVYGETLLELGRENKKIVVLDSDLSASTKTNLFAREFPERFFNMGVAEQDMIGTAAGLALGGMIPFVSSFAVFEAGRAWEQIRQSICYPNLNVKLVASHGGITVGEDGATHQSNEDLALMRILPNMKVICPCDAVETRKIIISIAEDYGPCYVRLSRPKFPVILDDDYSFEIGKSFILMEGDDIAIFAIGITLFHSLIAAEELAKEGIHARVANLSSIKPIDEELIVESAKKTKAVLTVEEHSIFGGLGSAVAEVLSQNYPCFIKIMGIPDTFGISGKPHELLDFYGISSPYIYREAVNLLKKKKEKHGAY